The following coding sequences lie in one Cotesia glomerata isolate CgM1 linkage group LG5, MPM_Cglom_v2.3, whole genome shotgun sequence genomic window:
- the LOC123265191 gene encoding carboxypeptidase M isoform X4, translating into MIFESILILTMTLTSINSVAIGPEPTIDGESARHYDSRYSIFDKPYTVDFKYHNYDKMSRFLRATSLRFQNLTALYSIGKSVKGRDLWVMVVSSSPYEHMIGKPDVKYVANIHGNEAVGRELMLHLIHLLVTKYGSDAYITWLLDNTRIHILPSMNPDGFEVSKEGFCEGSQGRYNARGFDLNRNFPDYFKQNNKKTQPETEAVREWVSKIQFVLSGSLHGGALVASYPFDNTPNSLFQSYSSAPSISPDDDVFRHLSLTYSQNHGSMHRGEACSPSQRGFKNGITNGAEWYPLTGGMQDFNYVWNGCMEITFELSCCKYPPAEDLKHYWEENRVSLIKFLAEAHRGVHGFVVDENGNPIERASVKVKGRDVSFLTTKYGEFWRILMPGIYKLEVYANGYAPRDIEFMVIEQHPTLLNVTLHSTKRQDDSVDGHYGGNGGAVRPYPHRDYTLHIRPSGSTYSTVSSESNNGIFSSISNGFNSLVNNLFG; encoded by the exons atgatttttgaaagtattttaattttgacaatGACACTAACATCTATAAATTCAGTAGCGATCGGTCCAGAACCGACGATTGACGGAGAATCGGCTAGACATTATGATTCACGATATTCAATATTTGACAAACCTTATACAGTTGATTTTAAGTATCACAATTACGATAAAATGAGTCGATTTTTACGAGCCACATCTCTTCGCTTCCAAAATCTCACTGCCCTTTATTCTATTGGAAAATCTGTTAaag gACGTGACTTATGGGTTATGGTTGTTTCTTCTTCGCCGTATGAACACATGATAGGCAAACCTGATGTCAAATATGTAGCTAATATTCATGGTAATGAAGCTGTAGGTCGTGAATTAATGTTACATCTTATCCAt ttaTTAGTGACAAAATACGGATCTGACGCATATATAACATGGCTATTAGACAATACAAGAATTCATATTCTTCCTTCAATGAATCCGGACGGCTTTGAAGTATCTAAAGAAGGCTTTTGCGAAGGCAGCCAGGGCAG atacaaTGCTCGAGGGTTTGACTTGAATCGTAATTTTCCCGATTATTTCAAGCAGAATAACAAGAAAACTCAACCGGAAACAGAAGCGGTGAGAGAATGGGTGTCAAAAATCCAATTTGTACTATCCGGAAGTTTACACGGGGGTGCTCTTGTGGCCAGCTATCCGTTCGATAATACTCCAAACTCGC TGTTCCAGAGTTATTCATCAGCACCGAGTATTTCTCCCGACGACGATGTGTTCCGTCATTTATCATTAACATACTCACAGAACCATGGATCAATGCATCGAGGAGAAGCTTGCTCACCATCTCAACGAGGCTTTAAAAATGGAATAACCAACGGAGCTGAATGGTACCCACTTACCGGTGGTATGCAAGACTTTAATTACGTGTGGAATGGCTGCATGGAGATAACATTTGAGTTGTCCTGCTGTAAATACCCACCAGCTGAAGATCTCAAGCATTACTGGGAAGAAAACCGTGTC tCTCTGATAAAATTCTTGGCAGAAGCCCACCGGGGTGTGCATGGATTTGTAGTCGATGAAAATGGCAATCCTATTGAAAGAGCATCTGTTAAAGTTAAAGGAAGAGATGTCAGTTTTCTTACCACAAAATATGGTGAATTCTGGAGGATTCTTATGCCTGGAATTTATAAACTTGAa GTTTATGCAAACGGATACGCTCCTCGTGACATAGAGTTTATGGTGATTGAACAGCATCCTACTCTTCTTAATGTCACATTACACAGTACTAAg AGACAAGATGACTCCGTAGATGGTCATTACGGAGGAAACGGAGGAGCAGTACGCCCTTACCCTCACCGAGATTACACACTCCACATTAGACCAAGTGGTTCAACTTATTCCACCGTCTCATCAGAATCAAACAATGGAATTTTTTCATCCATTAGCAACGGCTTCAACTCACTGGTGAATAATCTGTTTGGCTGA
- the LOC123265191 gene encoding carboxypeptidase M isoform X1 gives MIFESILILTMTLTSINSVAIGPEPTIDGESARHYDSRYSIFDKPYTVDFKYHNYDKMSRFLRATSLRFQNLTALYSIGKSVKGRDLWVMVVSSSPYEHMIGKPDVKYVANIHGNEAVGRELMLHLIHLLVTKYGSDAYITWLLDNTRIHILPSMNPDGFEVSKEGFCEGSQGRYNARGFDLNRNFPDYFKQNNKKTQPETEAVREWVSKIQFVLSGSLHGGALVASYPFDNTPNSRLCRSAPLCAMFQSYSSAPSISPDDDVFRHLSLTYSQNHGSMHRGEACSPSQRGFKNGITNGAEWYPLTGGMQDFNYVWNGCMEITFELSCCKYPPAEDLKHYWEENRVSLIKFLAEAHRGVHGFVVDENGNPIERASVKVKGRDVSFLTTKYGEFWRILMPGIYKLEVYANGYAPRDIEFMVIEQHPTLLNVTLHSTKKWKHNKEDDDDNNSDDDDDDDDDDDDDDVVDDGDGNEDINDDSNGDNINWSQSKVRGTDKTKTTGDQWHKSISSGPLDYKFPRQDDSVDGHYGGNGGAVRPYPHRDYTLHIRPSGSTYSTVSSESNNGIFSSISNGFNSLVNNLFG, from the exons atgatttttgaaagtattttaattttgacaatGACACTAACATCTATAAATTCAGTAGCGATCGGTCCAGAACCGACGATTGACGGAGAATCGGCTAGACATTATGATTCACGATATTCAATATTTGACAAACCTTATACAGTTGATTTTAAGTATCACAATTACGATAAAATGAGTCGATTTTTACGAGCCACATCTCTTCGCTTCCAAAATCTCACTGCCCTTTATTCTATTGGAAAATCTGTTAaag gACGTGACTTATGGGTTATGGTTGTTTCTTCTTCGCCGTATGAACACATGATAGGCAAACCTGATGTCAAATATGTAGCTAATATTCATGGTAATGAAGCTGTAGGTCGTGAATTAATGTTACATCTTATCCAt ttaTTAGTGACAAAATACGGATCTGACGCATATATAACATGGCTATTAGACAATACAAGAATTCATATTCTTCCTTCAATGAATCCGGACGGCTTTGAAGTATCTAAAGAAGGCTTTTGCGAAGGCAGCCAGGGCAG atacaaTGCTCGAGGGTTTGACTTGAATCGTAATTTTCCCGATTATTTCAAGCAGAATAACAAGAAAACTCAACCGGAAACAGAAGCGGTGAGAGAATGGGTGTCAAAAATCCAATTTGTACTATCCGGAAGTTTACACGGGGGTGCTCTTGTGGCCAGCTATCCGTTCGATAATACTCCAAACTCGC GATTATGTCGATCAGCACCATTGTGCGCAA TGTTCCAGAGTTATTCATCAGCACCGAGTATTTCTCCCGACGACGATGTGTTCCGTCATTTATCATTAACATACTCACAGAACCATGGATCAATGCATCGAGGAGAAGCTTGCTCACCATCTCAACGAGGCTTTAAAAATGGAATAACCAACGGAGCTGAATGGTACCCACTTACCGGTGGTATGCAAGACTTTAATTACGTGTGGAATGGCTGCATGGAGATAACATTTGAGTTGTCCTGCTGTAAATACCCACCAGCTGAAGATCTCAAGCATTACTGGGAAGAAAACCGTGTC tCTCTGATAAAATTCTTGGCAGAAGCCCACCGGGGTGTGCATGGATTTGTAGTCGATGAAAATGGCAATCCTATTGAAAGAGCATCTGTTAAAGTTAAAGGAAGAGATGTCAGTTTTCTTACCACAAAATATGGTGAATTCTGGAGGATTCTTATGCCTGGAATTTATAAACTTGAa GTTTATGCAAACGGATACGCTCCTCGTGACATAGAGTTTATGGTGATTGAACAGCATCCTACTCTTCTTAATGTCACATTACACAGTACTAAg AAATGGAAACATAACAAAgaggatgatgatgataataatagtgatgatgatgatgatgatgatgatgatgatgatgatgatgatgttgTTGATGATGGTGATGGTAATGAGGATATTAACGATGATAGTAATGGAGATAATATTAATTGGAGTCAAAGTAAAGTTCGAGGGACAGATAAAACTAAAACAACCGGTGATCAATGGCATAAGTCAATATCTTCAGGGCCCTTGGATTACAAGTTCCCG AGACAAGATGACTCCGTAGATGGTCATTACGGAGGAAACGGAGGAGCAGTACGCCCTTACCCTCACCGAGATTACACACTCCACATTAGACCAAGTGGTTCAACTTATTCCACCGTCTCATCAGAATCAAACAATGGAATTTTTTCATCCATTAGCAACGGCTTCAACTCACTGGTGAATAATCTGTTTGGCTGA
- the LOC123265191 gene encoding carboxypeptidase M isoform X2: MIFESILILTMTLTSINSVAIGPEPTIDGESARHYDSRYSIFDKPYTVDFKYHNYDKMSRFLRATSLRFQNLTALYSIGKSVKGRDLWVMVVSSSPYEHMIGKPDVKYVANIHGNEAVGRELMLHLIHLLVTKYGSDAYITWLLDNTRIHILPSMNPDGFEVSKEGFCEGSQGRYNARGFDLNRNFPDYFKQNNKKTQPETEAVREWVSKIQFVLSGSLHGGALVASYPFDNTPNSLFQSYSSAPSISPDDDVFRHLSLTYSQNHGSMHRGEACSPSQRGFKNGITNGAEWYPLTGGMQDFNYVWNGCMEITFELSCCKYPPAEDLKHYWEENRVSLIKFLAEAHRGVHGFVVDENGNPIERASVKVKGRDVSFLTTKYGEFWRILMPGIYKLEVYANGYAPRDIEFMVIEQHPTLLNVTLHSTKKWKHNKEDDDDNNSDDDDDDDDDDDDDDVVDDGDGNEDINDDSNGDNINWSQSKVRGTDKTKTTGDQWHKSISSGPLDYKFPRQDDSVDGHYGGNGGAVRPYPHRDYTLHIRPSGSTYSTVSSESNNGIFSSISNGFNSLVNNLFG; this comes from the exons atgatttttgaaagtattttaattttgacaatGACACTAACATCTATAAATTCAGTAGCGATCGGTCCAGAACCGACGATTGACGGAGAATCGGCTAGACATTATGATTCACGATATTCAATATTTGACAAACCTTATACAGTTGATTTTAAGTATCACAATTACGATAAAATGAGTCGATTTTTACGAGCCACATCTCTTCGCTTCCAAAATCTCACTGCCCTTTATTCTATTGGAAAATCTGTTAaag gACGTGACTTATGGGTTATGGTTGTTTCTTCTTCGCCGTATGAACACATGATAGGCAAACCTGATGTCAAATATGTAGCTAATATTCATGGTAATGAAGCTGTAGGTCGTGAATTAATGTTACATCTTATCCAt ttaTTAGTGACAAAATACGGATCTGACGCATATATAACATGGCTATTAGACAATACAAGAATTCATATTCTTCCTTCAATGAATCCGGACGGCTTTGAAGTATCTAAAGAAGGCTTTTGCGAAGGCAGCCAGGGCAG atacaaTGCTCGAGGGTTTGACTTGAATCGTAATTTTCCCGATTATTTCAAGCAGAATAACAAGAAAACTCAACCGGAAACAGAAGCGGTGAGAGAATGGGTGTCAAAAATCCAATTTGTACTATCCGGAAGTTTACACGGGGGTGCTCTTGTGGCCAGCTATCCGTTCGATAATACTCCAAACTCGC TGTTCCAGAGTTATTCATCAGCACCGAGTATTTCTCCCGACGACGATGTGTTCCGTCATTTATCATTAACATACTCACAGAACCATGGATCAATGCATCGAGGAGAAGCTTGCTCACCATCTCAACGAGGCTTTAAAAATGGAATAACCAACGGAGCTGAATGGTACCCACTTACCGGTGGTATGCAAGACTTTAATTACGTGTGGAATGGCTGCATGGAGATAACATTTGAGTTGTCCTGCTGTAAATACCCACCAGCTGAAGATCTCAAGCATTACTGGGAAGAAAACCGTGTC tCTCTGATAAAATTCTTGGCAGAAGCCCACCGGGGTGTGCATGGATTTGTAGTCGATGAAAATGGCAATCCTATTGAAAGAGCATCTGTTAAAGTTAAAGGAAGAGATGTCAGTTTTCTTACCACAAAATATGGTGAATTCTGGAGGATTCTTATGCCTGGAATTTATAAACTTGAa GTTTATGCAAACGGATACGCTCCTCGTGACATAGAGTTTATGGTGATTGAACAGCATCCTACTCTTCTTAATGTCACATTACACAGTACTAAg AAATGGAAACATAACAAAgaggatgatgatgataataatagtgatgatgatgatgatgatgatgatgatgatgatgatgatgatgttgTTGATGATGGTGATGGTAATGAGGATATTAACGATGATAGTAATGGAGATAATATTAATTGGAGTCAAAGTAAAGTTCGAGGGACAGATAAAACTAAAACAACCGGTGATCAATGGCATAAGTCAATATCTTCAGGGCCCTTGGATTACAAGTTCCCG AGACAAGATGACTCCGTAGATGGTCATTACGGAGGAAACGGAGGAGCAGTACGCCCTTACCCTCACCGAGATTACACACTCCACATTAGACCAAGTGGTTCAACTTATTCCACCGTCTCATCAGAATCAAACAATGGAATTTTTTCATCCATTAGCAACGGCTTCAACTCACTGGTGAATAATCTGTTTGGCTGA
- the LOC123265191 gene encoding carboxypeptidase M isoform X3 gives MIFESILILTMTLTSINSVAIGPEPTIDGESARHYDSRYSIFDKPYTVDFKYHNYDKMSRFLRATSLRFQNLTALYSIGKSVKGRDLWVMVVSSSPYEHMIGKPDVKYVANIHGNEAVGRELMLHLIHLLVTKYGSDAYITWLLDNTRIHILPSMNPDGFEVSKEGFCEGSQGRYNARGFDLNRNFPDYFKQNNKKTQPETEAVREWVSKIQFVLSGSLHGGALVASYPFDNTPNSRLCRSAPLCAMFQSYSSAPSISPDDDVFRHLSLTYSQNHGSMHRGEACSPSQRGFKNGITNGAEWYPLTGGMQDFNYVWNGCMEITFELSCCKYPPAEDLKHYWEENRVSLIKFLAEAHRGVHGFVVDENGNPIERASVKVKGRDVSFLTTKYGEFWRILMPGIYKLEVYANGYAPRDIEFMVIEQHPTLLNVTLHSTKRQDDSVDGHYGGNGGAVRPYPHRDYTLHIRPSGSTYSTVSSESNNGIFSSISNGFNSLVNNLFG, from the exons atgatttttgaaagtattttaattttgacaatGACACTAACATCTATAAATTCAGTAGCGATCGGTCCAGAACCGACGATTGACGGAGAATCGGCTAGACATTATGATTCACGATATTCAATATTTGACAAACCTTATACAGTTGATTTTAAGTATCACAATTACGATAAAATGAGTCGATTTTTACGAGCCACATCTCTTCGCTTCCAAAATCTCACTGCCCTTTATTCTATTGGAAAATCTGTTAaag gACGTGACTTATGGGTTATGGTTGTTTCTTCTTCGCCGTATGAACACATGATAGGCAAACCTGATGTCAAATATGTAGCTAATATTCATGGTAATGAAGCTGTAGGTCGTGAATTAATGTTACATCTTATCCAt ttaTTAGTGACAAAATACGGATCTGACGCATATATAACATGGCTATTAGACAATACAAGAATTCATATTCTTCCTTCAATGAATCCGGACGGCTTTGAAGTATCTAAAGAAGGCTTTTGCGAAGGCAGCCAGGGCAG atacaaTGCTCGAGGGTTTGACTTGAATCGTAATTTTCCCGATTATTTCAAGCAGAATAACAAGAAAACTCAACCGGAAACAGAAGCGGTGAGAGAATGGGTGTCAAAAATCCAATTTGTACTATCCGGAAGTTTACACGGGGGTGCTCTTGTGGCCAGCTATCCGTTCGATAATACTCCAAACTCGC GATTATGTCGATCAGCACCATTGTGCGCAA TGTTCCAGAGTTATTCATCAGCACCGAGTATTTCTCCCGACGACGATGTGTTCCGTCATTTATCATTAACATACTCACAGAACCATGGATCAATGCATCGAGGAGAAGCTTGCTCACCATCTCAACGAGGCTTTAAAAATGGAATAACCAACGGAGCTGAATGGTACCCACTTACCGGTGGTATGCAAGACTTTAATTACGTGTGGAATGGCTGCATGGAGATAACATTTGAGTTGTCCTGCTGTAAATACCCACCAGCTGAAGATCTCAAGCATTACTGGGAAGAAAACCGTGTC tCTCTGATAAAATTCTTGGCAGAAGCCCACCGGGGTGTGCATGGATTTGTAGTCGATGAAAATGGCAATCCTATTGAAAGAGCATCTGTTAAAGTTAAAGGAAGAGATGTCAGTTTTCTTACCACAAAATATGGTGAATTCTGGAGGATTCTTATGCCTGGAATTTATAAACTTGAa GTTTATGCAAACGGATACGCTCCTCGTGACATAGAGTTTATGGTGATTGAACAGCATCCTACTCTTCTTAATGTCACATTACACAGTACTAAg AGACAAGATGACTCCGTAGATGGTCATTACGGAGGAAACGGAGGAGCAGTACGCCCTTACCCTCACCGAGATTACACACTCCACATTAGACCAAGTGGTTCAACTTATTCCACCGTCTCATCAGAATCAAACAATGGAATTTTTTCATCCATTAGCAACGGCTTCAACTCACTGGTGAATAATCTGTTTGGCTGA